Part of the Chitinophaga parva genome is shown below.
ATGATCCTGAATCAATTTTTAACTATTTTCGATGGCAGGGTGAAAATCTAACCTATCCTATCCACCTCGATTTTTAAACTTACACACTTAGTGAAATAGTCCCCATTGATTTAGCCTTCTATTATTGTTTTGAAGGCGGTCAAAAGTGTCTCCAATTTGAATAAATCGCCATATCCCAAAAAATGACCTTCTTTGACTTTATAGAAATACCAGTCATCATCCCCATTGTTAAACTCGACGACATCAATATCAATGTTTTCATAGTCTGTACCATTAATGTCAATGTCTACTTGCCACCCAGGATTATCAATATGGGATATTTTTACTCCTCCATAATCGTGTTCCCATTCCCCATCACACTG
Proteins encoded:
- a CDS encoding immunity 53 family protein, with the translated sequence MDNIITWISTWMKQQCDGEWEHDYGGVKISHIDNPGWQVDIDINGTDYENIDIDVVEFNNGDDDWYFYKVKEGHFLGYGDLFKLETLLTAFKTIIEG